The sequence below is a genomic window from Terriglobia bacterium.
CTGTACTCATAGCTTTGATGATAACGTGTGGAATTCGGGACAGAGAGCAATTTTCGCTTCGCGGTTCATTGTACACAATGGCGACGACGAGTTCCGGCTTTGCAGGAATAACGATCAGAATACAAATCCTCCGGCCGGCCTTGGGTGCCGAAACATCCGTTCCTTGTTTTTTGCGACAGGGACCGAAGGGCCTTCAGAAATTGGTTACGACACCGATTTTTCCCCTACGAAACTTCTGGGCAGGCTGTCCAGAGAGGTCTGGGAGTAGCTCGGCGTTATCCCGATCTTCCTTTTTCTCTATAGCTTTGCCGAGCTCGACGTCATGCGTGATCCGAACGCGCGGAGGACGTGACGAGTAGAGTTTATGTTGTGCGCTTTCAGCCATACTTGAACCTCACTGGGTTGTAGTATCTCGAAATTGCATCTGCCCTGACACCATTATTTTAGGATTATCGATGGGGGGAGGCTCTGCCATGCCGGACGTATGGAATACATCGATACTGGGAAAGGAGGCTCGCCGCATTGTTTCTGCTACGCTAAGTGGCATGTCGCCCCTGAAAATCATCTCTGCCGGTTTTCTGCTCTTCGGTTTCACGCAAGTTTTTGCCCAGACTCAGAAGGACATGCCGTCTTTCGAAGCGGTATCCATCAAGCCGTCCGCTCCCATGCCAGCGTATTTCATGCCGGGAACCCGGCTCGTTTGTCCGCTCTCCGGATGCGGTGGTCCAGGCACTTCCGACCCTGGACTGATAAGGTTCGCGGACATTTCTTTGAGACACCTGATCGAGACGGCCTATAGCGCAATGCCGTATCAAATTGAGGCTCCGAGCTGGCTCGATTCGGGCAGGTTCGATGTCGCCGCCACCGTTCCCCAAGGCGCGACACGCGGGCAGGCAATGCGGAGCGCGAGTTACAAAATTCGAGTTCAACGGCCAGAGCATAACGAAGTTTGCGGAGGTGCTGACATCACCGGCGGATCGTCCTGTT
It includes:
- a CDS encoding TIGR03435 family protein, with the translated sequence MSPPPFPKARHAGRQCGARVTKFEFNGQSITKFAEVLTSPADRPVIDMTGLAGKYDIRLEFVPDISNPHSVPDLFTALTE